A DNA window from candidate division WOR-3 bacterium contains the following coding sequences:
- a CDS encoding 3-isopropylmalate dehydratase small subunit gives MIQKIMGKVWKFGDNISTDHITPGRYFHLRSDLNELAKHVLEDADPSFASKVKPGDIIVAGKNFGLGSSREHAPRVLKISGISCIIAKSFARIFYRNSFNIGLPLLISAEVDKINSGDLLEIDLEKGEILNTTKGETYISSPLPTFMRRLIEDGGIEEHIKKYGDFKVE, from the coding sequence ATGATTCAAAAAATTATGGGAAAGGTCTGGAAATTTGGAGATAATATTTCTACGGACCACATAACACCCGGAAGATATTTCCACCTCAGAAGCGACCTTAACGAACTCGCAAAGCATGTCTTAGAAGATGCAGATCCTTCTTTTGCTTCAAAGGTAAAACCTGGGGACATAATTGTAGCAGGGAAAAATTTCGGCCTTGGGTCTTCAAGAGAACATGCTCCAAGAGTATTAAAAATATCTGGAATTTCCTGTATTATTGCAAAATCTTTTGCCAGAATTTTTTACCGTAACTCATTCAATATAGGATTACCCCTACTCATCTCCGCCGAGGTTGATAAAATTAACTCAGGTGATCTTCTTGAAATTGATCTTGAGAAAGGCGAAATTTTAAATACAACAAAGGGAGAAACTTATATCTCTTCTCCCCTACCTACTTTTATGAGAAGATTGATTGAAGACGGTGGAATAGAAGAACACATCAAAAAATATGGTGATTTTAAAGTAGAATAA
- a CDS encoding DUF6485 family protein produces MDCIKEANLKKCNCSYNPCSRKGRCCECLHYHLSGRELPACFFPPDVERTYNRSFEKFAELVREGKI; encoded by the coding sequence ATGGATTGTATAAAAGAAGCAAATTTAAAGAAATGTAATTGCTCTTATAATCCCTGTTCCAGAAAAGGAAGATGCTGCGAATGTCTCCATTACCATCTAAGCGGAAGGGAACTTCCGGCTTGCTTCTTCCCACCTGATGTTGAGAGAACTTATAATAGATCTTTCGAAAAGTTCGCCGAACTTGTAAGAGAAGGAAAAATATAA
- a CDS encoding 3-isopropylmalate dehydratase large subunit: MGKTISEKIISEHSGRDVKAGELVVAKVDIVMAQDGTAPLSIQEIQKMNLERVFDKRNSILFIDHASPSPRKELSNSQKIIREFAKKTGAFLSDVGEGVCHQRLIEDWVNPGDLVVGADSHTCTSGALGAFSTGMGSTDIALAFALGKVWLRVPETYRFIIEGKLPEGVFSKDIILHIIKEIGADGATYKAMEFEGDTIEGLTMSERFVLTNMAVEAGAKTGLIPTDTITKEYLIKRGRGDKFKEIHSDSGANFEKTFRIKVNELEPKIALPHSVDNVKGISEIGEVKIDEVFIGTCTNGRLEDLRVAASILKGRRKHPDLRLIIIPASREVFLDALREGLIEIFLEAGAAIESPGCGPCVGIHKGILGDGEKVFSTQNRNFLGRMGNPQGFIYLGSPATAAATAIEGKIADPRRYLR, translated from the coding sequence TTGGGAAAAACAATCTCGGAAAAAATCATTTCTGAACACTCAGGACGAGATGTTAAAGCCGGAGAACTTGTGGTGGCAAAAGTGGATATAGTTATGGCACAAGATGGGACTGCTCCCCTTTCAATTCAAGAAATTCAAAAAATGAATCTTGAAAGAGTTTTTGATAAAAGAAATTCTATTCTCTTTATAGATCACGCTTCTCCAAGTCCAAGAAAAGAACTATCAAATTCACAAAAAATTATTAGAGAATTTGCAAAAAAAACAGGGGCATTTCTCTCTGATGTTGGAGAAGGAGTATGTCATCAGAGACTTATTGAAGATTGGGTAAATCCTGGAGATCTTGTTGTAGGTGCGGATTCTCACACCTGCACATCTGGAGCCCTTGGAGCTTTCTCTACCGGAATGGGATCCACAGACATCGCACTTGCTTTTGCCTTAGGAAAAGTTTGGCTTCGAGTTCCAGAAACCTATAGATTTATCATAGAGGGAAAACTACCTGAAGGTGTTTTTTCTAAAGATATAATTCTCCACATAATAAAGGAAATTGGAGCAGATGGAGCCACATACAAAGCTATGGAATTTGAAGGAGATACAATAGAAGGCCTAACGATGTCCGAGAGATTTGTATTAACTAATATGGCTGTAGAAGCTGGGGCTAAAACAGGATTGATTCCAACAGATACTATTACAAAAGAATATCTCATAAAAAGAGGTAGAGGGGATAAATTCAAAGAAATTCATTCTGATTCTGGAGCAAATTTCGAAAAAACCTTTAGGATAAAAGTCAACGAGCTTGAACCCAAAATAGCTTTACCTCATAGCGTGGATAATGTAAAAGGTATTTCTGAAATTGGAGAGGTAAAAATAGATGAGGTTTTTATAGGAACCTGCACAAATGGAAGACTTGAAGATCTAAGGGTAGCGGCTTCCATCTTAAAAGGAAGAAGGAAACATCCAGATTTGAGGTTAATAATTATCCCTGCTTCAAGAGAAGTCTTCTTAGATGCATTAAGAGAAGGACTTATTGAGATTTTTTTAGAAGCAGGAGCAGCTATTGAATCTCCTGGTTGCGGTCCTTGTGTAGGAATTCATAAGGGAATCCTTGGAGATGGGGAAAAAGTTTTTTCTACTCAGAATAGAAATTTTCTTGGAAGAATGGGTAATCCTCAAGGATTCATTTACCTTGGTTCCCCTGCCACCGCAGCAGCAACAGCTATAGAGGGAAAAATCGCCGATCCAAGGAGGTATTTAAGATGA
- a CDS encoding WbqC family protein gives MNKKVAIIQSSYIPWKGYFDIINMVDEFILYDDAQYTKRDWRNRNRIKTPAGLLWLTIPVKTKGRYKQKIKDTEVASEIWNKEHWKTISSFAYPKAKFFKEYKEIFEETYLNITDKYLSEINYKFIKLICKILNIGTKISWSMDYKIYSKDSTEKLIDLCKQSGANEYFSGPSAKAYIKEELFASEKIKLTYVDYSGYPEYEQLFPPFEHYVSIIDLIFNVGEEAPKYMKSF, from the coding sequence ATGAATAAAAAAGTTGCAATTATTCAATCAAGTTATATTCCGTGGAAAGGATATTTTGATATTATCAATATGGTGGACGAGTTTATTTTGTATGATGATGCTCAATATACTAAAAGAGATTGGAGAAATAGGAATAGGATTAAGACTCCAGCTGGTCTATTGTGGTTGACAATACCAGTAAAGACAAAAGGAAGATATAAGCAGAAAATAAAAGATACAGAAGTAGCAAGTGAAATTTGGAATAAAGAACACTGGAAAACGATCTCTTCTTTCGCTTATCCTAAAGCTAAGTTTTTTAAAGAATATAAGGAAATTTTTGAAGAAACATATTTAAATATAACCGATAAGTATCTGAGCGAGATTAATTACAAATTCATTAAACTCATTTGTAAGATTTTGAATATAGGAACGAAGATTAGCTGGTCTATGGATTACAAGATTTATAGTAAAGATAGCACAGAGAAGCTTATCGATTTGTGTAAGCAATCTGGGGCAAATGAATATTTCTCTGGTCCTTCAGCTAAAGCTTATATTAAAGAGGAACTTTTTGCATCCGAAAAGATAAAACTTACGTATGTGGATTATTCGGGATATCCAGAGTATGAGCAGCTTTTCCCTCCGTTTGAACATTATGTGAGTATTATTGATTTGATTTTTAATGTCGGAGAAGAAGCTCCAAAATATATGAAGAGTTTTTGA
- a CDS encoding POTRA domain-containing protein, whose translation MIFIILWASQEIGKSSFEEDNRFKVGEIILEGDIIFSEEKIKSLLPKKGEKFNEELFNKGIEKVIDFYSEGGFPFVKVTPMEFFLDGEYINCRLLIEAGYLERIREVFLIGLSYTKPEVFRNKISIASGELFKEEEIRRKIYKLEDLGYVEIDSFKIVPFVNKGWIDLFIFLREKREQNFEGIVSYSGNGGFSGLLGFRNKNLWGSGRTVDLELKKEGEKYQNELLKYIEPGIFSFPVDFCFSLSHDYIKDFYNLISFEGGIQYPYREVSFLIQSGVELVSTKDTSYSFLFGETNISYNSKLFYTYYRERFRKSGGWDLEILSDFYFLSFILRFKYFKVCLLEGIHTYFGSFRGYPGMPLKEGAVIGLEYINKLGRIAFYPFIDANFFEERWQYSYGFGIKIRKFSLEYGVPFEAPFSDGRVYFKFKER comes from the coding sequence TTGATCTTCATAATTCTCTGGGCATCTCAAGAAATTGGGAAGAGTTCCTTTGAGGAAGATAACCGATTTAAGGTTGGGGAAATTATTCTTGAAGGAGATATTATTTTTTCCGAAGAAAAGATTAAGAGTTTATTACCCAAAAAAGGAGAAAAATTTAATGAAGAATTATTTAATAAGGGGATAGAAAAGGTTATAGATTTTTATTCAGAAGGAGGGTTTCCATTTGTTAAGGTTACCCCTATGGAATTTTTCCTTGATGGAGAATATATTAACTGTAGGTTATTAATAGAAGCTGGATATTTGGAAAGAATAAGAGAAGTTTTTTTAATAGGTCTTTCTTATACTAAGCCTGAGGTTTTTAGAAATAAGATTTCAATTGCTTCAGGTGAACTATTTAAAGAAGAAGAGATTAGAAGGAAAATTTATAAATTGGAAGATTTAGGTTATGTTGAAATTGATTCATTTAAAATAGTTCCTTTTGTAAATAAAGGTTGGATTGATTTATTTATTTTTTTAAGGGAAAAAAGAGAGCAAAATTTTGAAGGAATTGTTTCGTATTCAGGTAATGGAGGTTTTAGTGGTCTTTTGGGATTCAGAAACAAAAATTTATGGGGTTCTGGAAGAACGGTGGATTTAGAACTGAAAAAAGAAGGAGAAAAATATCAGAATGAACTGCTTAAATATATTGAACCAGGAATATTTTCTTTTCCAGTGGATTTTTGTTTTTCATTAAGTCATGATTATATAAAAGATTTTTATAATTTAATTTCTTTTGAAGGAGGGATTCAATATCCTTATAGAGAAGTTTCCTTTCTTATTCAATCTGGCGTAGAGCTTGTTTCTACAAAAGATACAAGTTATTCATTCCTTTTTGGAGAAACAAATATCTCTTATAACTCTAAGCTCTTTTATACTTATTATAGAGAAAGATTTAGAAAAAGTGGAGGATGGGATCTCGAAATATTAAGTGATTTTTATTTTTTATCCTTTATTCTAAGGTTTAAATATTTTAAGGTTTGCTTACTTGAAGGTATCCACACTTATTTTGGAAGTTTTAGAGGTTACCCTGGGATGCCTTTAAAAGAAGGAGCTGTTATTGGCCTTGAATATATAAATAAATTGGGTAGAATTGCTTTTTATCCTTTTATAGATGCTAATTTCTTTGAAGAAAGATGGCAATATTCTTATGGATTTGGAATTAAAATTAGAAAGTTTTCTCTGGAATATGGTGTTCCTTTTGAAGCCCCTTTTTCTGATGGAAGGGTGTATTTTAAGTTTAAAGAAAGATAA
- a CDS encoding glycosyltransferase family 2 protein has protein sequence MEISIITTLYKSEEYIEEFYNRIKKEVEKITKDYEIIFVNDGSPDTSLLIAKSLYEKDPKVKIINLSRNFGHHKAFITGLEHSKGEIVFMIDCDLEEDPELLGVFYKRFKEGDFDLLYGVQKKRTGSIFRRLTGYLFYRLFNLLSSYSVPENPVSARMMNRRFLGSLIKHKDKVPYLAGLIAITGFKQASIQVDKHSRGKTSYTIWERISLFVNAITSFSNRPLVFIFYLGFLVSSISTISALYLIIRRIFFKVYLKGWPSLIVSIWLLGGLVLLCIGIIGIYLAEIFLETKERPYTIIKEIYEHNESKNNS, from the coding sequence ATGGAAATTTCAATAATAACAACTTTGTATAAATCAGAGGAATATATAGAAGAGTTTTATAATAGGATCAAAAAAGAAGTTGAGAAAATAACGAAGGATTATGAAATAATCTTTGTAAATGATGGTTCACCGGATACATCTTTGCTAATTGCAAAATCTTTATATGAAAAGGATCCCAAAGTAAAGATAATCAACCTTTCAAGAAACTTTGGTCATCATAAAGCTTTTATCACAGGTTTAGAACATTCTAAGGGAGAAATAGTTTTTATGATAGATTGTGATTTGGAAGAAGATCCTGAGCTATTAGGGGTTTTTTATAAAAGATTTAAAGAAGGAGATTTTGACCTTTTATATGGAGTGCAAAAAAAACGTACAGGAAGTATTTTTAGGAGGTTAACAGGTTATTTATTTTATAGACTTTTTAATTTGCTTTCCAGTTATTCTGTCCCGGAAAATCCTGTCAGTGCAAGAATGATGAATAGAAGATTTTTGGGAAGTCTTATTAAACATAAAGATAAAGTTCCATATCTCGCAGGACTTATAGCAATTACAGGATTCAAACAAGCATCAATTCAAGTAGATAAACATTCAAGAGGCAAGACTTCCTACACAATTTGGGAAAGGATTTCCTTATTTGTAAATGCTATAACTTCTTTTAGTAATAGACCTCTTGTTTTTATATTCTACCTTGGGTTTTTAGTTTCTTCGATTTCAACTATTTCTGCTTTATATCTCATTATTCGGAGAATTTTCTTTAAGGTTTATTTAAAAGGTTGGCCTTCTTTAATTGTATCAATTTGGCTTTTAGGAGGATTAGTTCTTCTTTGTATTGGAATTATAGGTATTTATCTTGCAGAGATTTTTTTGGAGACAAAGGAAAGGCCTTATACAATTATAAAAGAAATTTATGAACACAATGAATCAAAAAATAATTCCTAA
- a CDS encoding Hsp20/alpha crystallin family protein, translated as MFRKDLVSYDPLDKFFDIREDFDNVIRDFMRGFRELVPGRGVYPLMDVKEDESKYTVTVEIPGIDKKDIKLKMKDNTLYLEGEKKEETKEKGESYIRVERSYGNFRRTVTFDSQVDASKVKAEFKNGVLTVILPKVEKEKPKEIEVEVK; from the coding sequence ATGTTTAGGAAAGATTTAGTTAGTTATGATCCGTTGGATAAGTTTTTTGATATAAGGGAGGACTTTGACAATGTCATCAGAGATTTTATGAGAGGTTTCAGAGAGCTGGTTCCTGGTAGGGGTGTCTATCCTCTAATGGATGTTAAGGAAGACGAGAGCAAGTATACAGTGACTGTGGAGATTCCTGGAATTGACAAGAAGGACATAAAACTGAAAATGAAGGATAACACTTTGTATTTGGAAGGAGAGAAGAAAGAAGAGACCAAAGAGAAAGGCGAATCTTATATTAGGGTAGAACGCTCCTACGGGAATTTTAGGAGAACCGTGACCTTTGATTCTCAAGTAGATGCATCTAAGGTAAAGGCTGAATTTAAGAATGGAGTTCTTACGGTGATTTTGCCTAAGGTAGAGAAAGAGAAACCCAAAGAAATTGAAGTGGAGGTGAAATAA
- a CDS encoding tetratricopeptide repeat protein: MKIFKIYFSLFLIASFIGCAGSGVKEEVKEKEPTQETKEISEAERYYSFAYEYMKQKNYEKAISLLEKSIGADSSYIEAYLALRQVYIELGDTPKALEICKKALRCTSDQEKRRKVILAIASIYGKLGEPQKAEQLFLDVIRDKPNDANGYDLYASYLESQGRIQEAIQNYKKAYEYAPNNGGIAFRLGNAYFESGDYAKAVEFLKKAKDFFGNDIDVIKRLGEAYTELGEYSKAIEEYNSILKMIPKHVSSRLNIGNVYLKMKQYGKAESYYKEALEIEPDNLSVYYQLINLELLRDNLPGVKKYIDRAFSIDSDDEILLALYGEYYYRVGLKYMGDKKWNPAIEQFESSIRIWQKVRVKSTDPKWVSYAKEGIARAEKNIEEIKKVRW, translated from the coding sequence GTGAAAATCTTTAAAATTTATTTTTCTCTTTTTTTGATAGCTTCTTTTATTGGATGCGCAGGAAGTGGTGTAAAAGAAGAAGTAAAAGAAAAGGAGCCTACTCAGGAGACGAAAGAGATCTCTGAAGCAGAAAGATACTATAGCTTTGCATATGAATATATGAAACAGAAAAACTATGAAAAGGCGATTTCACTTCTTGAGAAATCTATAGGTGCGGATTCTTCTTATATTGAGGCATATCTTGCTTTAAGGCAGGTATATATTGAACTTGGAGATACTCCAAAAGCTCTTGAAATTTGCAAAAAAGCCTTAAGATGCACTTCAGATCAAGAAAAAAGGAGGAAAGTTATTCTCGCAATAGCTTCTATTTATGGAAAGTTGGGAGAACCTCAAAAAGCAGAGCAACTTTTTTTGGATGTTATAAGAGATAAACCGAATGATGCAAATGGTTATGATCTTTATGCGAGTTATCTTGAATCCCAAGGTAGAATTCAGGAAGCGATTCAAAATTACAAGAAGGCTTATGAATATGCACCTAATAATGGGGGGATAGCTTTTAGACTTGGAAATGCTTATTTTGAGAGCGGAGATTATGCAAAAGCGGTTGAATTTCTTAAGAAAGCTAAGGATTTTTTTGGAAATGATATTGATGTTATAAAAAGACTTGGGGAAGCCTATACCGAGCTTGGAGAGTATAGTAAAGCTATTGAGGAATATAATTCAATACTCAAGATGATTCCAAAACATGTTTCAAGTAGATTGAATATTGGTAATGTGTATTTGAAAATGAAGCAATACGGAAAAGCAGAAAGTTATTATAAGGAGGCTTTAGAAATAGAACCGGATAATTTAAGTGTATATTATCAATTAATAAACCTTGAGCTTCTTAGAGATAATCTTCCAGGCGTTAAGAAATATATAGATAGAGCTTTTTCAATAGATTCTGATGATGAGATTCTTTTGGCTCTTTATGGAGAGTACTATTATAGGGTAGGTTTAAAGTATATGGGGGATAAAAAGTGGAATCCTGCTATTGAGCAATTTGAAAGCTCTATCAGAATTTGGCAAAAAGTTAGGGTAAAATCTACTGATCCTAAATGGGTTAGTTATGCAAAAGAAGGAATTGCAAGGGCTGAGAAGAACATAGAGGAGATTAAAAAAGTTAGATGGTAA
- the rffA gene encoding dTDP-4-amino-4,6-dideoxygalactose transaminase, with the protein MGKHKIPFNQPGILGRELEYVRKAIEENKYTGGDGFYGKKCEELLENILDVSKVLLTTSCTHALEIAAILLQIKPGDEVILPSFTFVSTANAFLLRGAKPVFVDIRPDTLNLDEKKLEFLITERTKVIVPVHYGGVGCEMDLICKLARKYSIYIVEDNAHGFLGKYKGRFLGSFGTFGALSFHETKNFSCGEGGALIINDKKFIERAEIVREKGTDRAKFFRGEVDKYTWKDIGSSYVLSDILAAFLFGQLEKRKFIQEKRKQIWNFYKENLSDWAISNGVKIPFVPSYCDQSYHLFYILLPSYEIRNKLISHLKKNGILSVFHYQPLHLSPMGRRFGYRKGDLPVTEDVSDRLLRLPFYNTMEIWELREVCKAISEFRI; encoded by the coding sequence ATGGGAAAACATAAAATTCCTTTTAACCAGCCTGGTATTTTGGGAAGAGAACTTGAGTATGTGAGAAAAGCTATAGAGGAAAATAAGTATACAGGAGGAGACGGATTTTATGGGAAGAAGTGTGAAGAATTATTAGAGAATATTTTGGATGTTTCAAAAGTTTTACTAACAACTTCTTGCACCCATGCTCTTGAGATAGCAGCTATTTTACTTCAGATTAAACCGGGGGACGAAGTTATACTTCCCTCTTTTACTTTTGTTTCTACCGCAAACGCTTTCCTTTTGCGAGGAGCCAAACCTGTTTTTGTTGATATAAGGCCAGACACTTTGAACTTGGATGAGAAAAAACTCGAATTTTTAATAACGGAAAGGACAAAAGTAATAGTTCCTGTTCATTATGGAGGTGTTGGGTGTGAGATGGATTTGATATGTAAGCTAGCTAGGAAATACAGTATTTATATTGTTGAGGATAACGCTCATGGATTTCTTGGTAAGTATAAAGGTAGGTTTTTGGGTTCTTTTGGCACCTTCGGTGCTTTGAGTTTTCATGAAACAAAAAATTTTTCCTGTGGAGAGGGGGGGGCTTTAATAATAAATGATAAGAAATTTATAGAGAGAGCCGAGATTGTTAGAGAAAAGGGAACAGATAGAGCTAAATTTTTTAGAGGGGAAGTGGATAAGTATACCTGGAAAGATATTGGCTCAAGCTATGTTCTTTCAGATATACTTGCAGCATTTCTCTTTGGCCAATTAGAGAAAAGGAAATTTATACAAGAAAAAAGAAAACAAATATGGAATTTTTATAAAGAAAATTTATCAGATTGGGCTATCTCAAATGGAGTTAAGATACCTTTCGTCCCTTCTTATTGTGACCAATCTTACCATTTATTTTATATTTTACTTCCTTCTTATGAAATTAGAAATAAATTAATTTCTCATTTAAAAAAGAATGGTATCTTAAGTGTATTTCATTATCAGCCCCTTCATCTTTCTCCTATGGGAAGGAGATTTGGTTATAGGAAGGGTGATTTACCGGTTACTGAGGATGTAAGTGATCGTCTTCTTAGACTTCCTTTTTATAATACGATGGAAATTTGGGAGCTAAGAGAGGTTTGTAAAGCTATTTCTGAATTTAGAATTTAA
- a CDS encoding sulfotransferase domain-containing protein has translation MNQKIIPKIIFVTGCYRSGTTLLEKLLHSHKKIVVASQPFPVLYFYAKEKFYESISIKRRYPLGHLFLENSYKLEDFYAFLERRVFSQLDLLEIFKRLEEYRIGLWTPEILGFRDRFNPGKFFELYTQLNEFILEIFFREGVSYVGSKEILCEEYVPYLLSKKVKIIIILRDPRDMITSLNFQKRGNLAGEIRPILYNLRLWRKSVAFAIECERLSNFMWIKYEDLVKRPLEILNKIASFLGIEEFPFNILKEEIKDQYGREWRGNSSFKTQNFISKDSIGKYKDFLSRDVVAYIESCCLPEMKYLGYKLSQIKDFDDKVLYSFKEPFQITHRKFSDGLDYSSINVKEEIERYDKLIQATPISNEEARRWFLFESAYLKYRSLSNEKK, from the coding sequence ATGAATCAAAAAATAATTCCTAAAATCATTTTTGTTACAGGTTGTTATAGATCTGGAACCACTCTTTTAGAGAAGCTTTTACATTCTCATAAAAAAATAGTTGTTGCTTCCCAGCCTTTTCCCGTTCTTTATTTTTATGCCAAGGAAAAGTTCTACGAAAGTATTTCTATTAAAAGACGTTATCCTCTTGGGCATCTCTTTTTGGAAAATTCCTACAAATTAGAAGACTTTTATGCTTTTCTTGAAAGAAGAGTTTTTTCTCAATTAGATTTATTAGAGATTTTTAAGAGATTAGAAGAGTACAGAATAGGCCTTTGGACTCCAGAAATTTTAGGTTTCCGGGATCGTTTTAATCCGGGTAAATTTTTTGAACTATATACACAGCTGAATGAATTCATTCTTGAGATTTTTTTTAGAGAAGGGGTTTCTTACGTGGGAAGTAAAGAAATTTTATGTGAGGAATATGTTCCTTATTTATTATCTAAGAAAGTTAAGATTATAATTATATTAAGAGACCCAAGAGATATGATAACTTCTCTAAATTTTCAAAAGAGAGGTAATTTAGCTGGAGAGATAAGACCAATTTTATATAACTTGAGATTGTGGAGAAAAAGTGTAGCTTTTGCTATTGAATGTGAGAGATTAAGTAATTTTATGTGGATTAAATATGAGGATTTGGTTAAAAGACCTTTAGAAATTTTGAATAAAATTGCTTCCTTTTTGGGAATTGAAGAATTTCCTTTCAATATTTTGAAAGAAGAAATTAAGGATCAGTATGGTAGGGAATGGAGGGGTAATTCTTCCTTTAAGACTCAAAACTTTATTTCAAAAGACTCTATTGGAAAATATAAGGATTTTTTGTCAAGGGACGTTGTTGCTTATATTGAAAGTTGTTGTTTGCCTGAGATGAAATATCTTGGTTATAAATTAAGCCAAATAAAAGATTTTGATGATAAAGTTCTCTACTCTTTTAAAGAACCATTCCAAATAACTCATAGGAAATTTTCTGACGGACTTGATTATTCTTCTATTAATGTAAAGGAAGAAATAGAACGGTATGATAAGTTAATTCAAGCAACTCCTATTTCTAATGAAGAAGCGCGAAGATGGTTTTTATTTGAAAGTGCCTATCTTAAGTATAGGTCTTTGTCAAATGAGAAAAAGTAA
- a CDS encoding lysylphosphatidylglycerol synthase transmembrane domain-containing protein has translation MRKSKILVFCRLIISSGLISYLVFLVDWRKTFLIIKNLDKIYFIIAFLLCFWGIFFGALRWHLIFKENKINFSILQAYKGYLSGNFYNIFLPGIIGGDFIRIGISCFETRCELSIATGVVFLERLLGVISLFFFLFFSYFFLLKRLSFTLFFKRILLAISFLLFIFILLILIIHFKSIKNSKNKIFCFIDRILKAFFSLRWKVLVFVLALSTLFQGVDIFVSFLLAKAININLSLIVFWGVMPLVYFLTILPISIGGLGVREGSLAFLLSKFEVPLTEGITFSFLIYLNKIFVGIVGGLFEVREYFRRRKNGKT, from the coding sequence ATGAGAAAAAGTAAAATTTTAGTTTTTTGTAGATTGATTATTAGTTCGGGGTTAATTTCCTATCTTGTTTTTCTTGTTGATTGGAGGAAGACTTTTTTGATAATTAAGAATCTGGATAAAATTTATTTTATTATTGCATTTCTTTTATGTTTTTGGGGGATTTTTTTTGGAGCTTTAAGGTGGCATTTAATTTTTAAGGAGAATAAAATTAATTTTTCAATTCTTCAAGCATACAAAGGCTACCTAAGTGGGAATTTTTATAACATTTTTCTACCAGGAATTATCGGAGGAGACTTTATAAGAATTGGGATAAGTTGCTTTGAGACAAGATGTGAATTAAGTATAGCTACTGGGGTTGTTTTCTTGGAACGCCTTTTAGGTGTGATTTCTCTATTCTTCTTTCTATTCTTTAGTTATTTTTTTCTTTTAAAAAGATTATCTTTTACTCTTTTTTTTAAAAGAATATTACTTGCAATAAGTTTTCTTCTTTTTATTTTTATTCTATTAATTTTAATAATTCATTTCAAAAGTATTAAAAACTCTAAGAATAAAATTTTTTGTTTTATTGATAGGATCTTAAAAGCGTTTTTCTCTCTTAGATGGAAAGTTCTTGTTTTTGTTTTAGCCCTTTCTACTCTTTTTCAAGGTGTGGATATTTTTGTTTCTTTTTTATTGGCAAAGGCAATAAATATAAATTTATCTCTAATTGTTTTTTGGGGGGTAATGCCTTTGGTCTATTTCCTAACGATTTTGCCTATTTCTATTGGAGGTCTTGGTGTGCGAGAAGGAAGCTTAGCCTTTCTTCTTTCCAAATTTGAAGTTCCTTTAACAGAAGGGATAACTTTTTCTTTTCTTATCTACCTTAATAAAATTTTTGTGGGAATTGTTGGAGGTTTATTCGAAGTCAGAGAATATTTCAGGAGGAGAAAAAATGGGAAAACATAA